Genomic window (Chryseobacterium bernardetii):
ATAATAAGAAAACATGATGAAAAATCTAATGGAATCTTCTAGATTGAAAATGAATATATTATTGGTATTTATGACTTTATTTTGCCTCAGTCTTTCTCTTTTCAGATATTATATCACTGAAACAAAAGTGTTCTTTTTTCTGAACTGGAATCTTTTTCTTGCTTGGGTTCCTTTATTGCTGAGTACATTGATTCTGACATTCCATATTAAAAGTAAAATATCCATAACCTTGATTATTATTGTCTGGATTTTATTTTTTCCCAATTCACCTTACATCCTGACTGATCTTTTCCATTTAAAAGTAAGAAATACAATTCCTATCTGGTATGATCTGATCGTAATCCTTTCTTATGCGTGGACTGGGCTAATCTGTGGTTTTTTAAGTCTTATTGATATTGAAAAACTTCTGTCTGACTATAATAATGAAAGAACCATTAATGGAATTGTGGTCCTCTTTCTTTTTATGAGCAGTTTCGGAGTGTATCTGGGGAGATTCCTGAGATGGAATAGCTGGGATATTCTGAACAATCCTTTTGGGTTATTCAATGATATTGTAGTGCGGTTCATATACCCGCTGGAATACACAAAAACCTGGGGCGTAACCCTTTTAATGGGAATTATGCTCAATTTTATGTATTTCACTTTTAAATTGATTAGAAATAACAATGAAAAGTATGTGTAGTGTGAAAATATAGACTGTTAAAAAGACTTGGAACAATTTTAGCATTTAAAAAGGACTGATTAACCAGGATGATGTTGAAAATGGAATTTTAGCATTGATGACTTATGATGAAACAAGGCTTTTATAAGTATGGAGAACTACAAGAACTTCCATCTTCCAGCCTCAAACTTCCATTTTTTTCTCTTCCTCAAAATGAATTATTATGAAAAAAAGCTTATTGTTAATTCCACTGATTATTATTTCATGTAAAAAAGATCCGGCTGTGGCAGAGGTTTCTCAAAAAGACTCGGCTATTGTAACAGAAATGCCGGATTCTGCCTATAAAACAGATTCTGTTGCTCTGAAAAAGAAAGATTCAATTATTAACAATGCTCCCGCCACTAAAGAAGTTCTGCGAAAAGGTGTGATGAGAAGTGAAAAAGACGGACAGATTGTAAGAACAGCTGATGCTTCCCAGCTTCCTTTTACGATAGGAGAAGAATTTAAAAATAACGATCAGGAACTCATTTTAAAGCTTACCAATTTTGAACAGTCTGATATCAAGGCCAAGATTTCAACTAAAGAGACGGATTTTAATATAAGATTCAACCAGATAAAGCTTCCTAACGGAGACTACGACGGGCCTTTTGGAAGAGAGCTTTCCTATAAAATCCCTGAAAAAGGAGAAGTGTGGCTGATTATCGGGAAAAGTAATATGGCGTCAGGAAACACGAAGGGGCATTTTACAGTAAGTATTGAATAATATTAAATCAATTTGGTACAGTTTCTGCAAATTAAAACCTGAAAGTTTAAATTTAAAAATTATGAAAAATATCGTTCTAACAGCAATGGCCGCTTCAGCTGTACTTGTAAGTTGCGGAACCGTACAGTCGCTGGTTCAGAATACATTTCCCTATACAACGAATGTTTTAGTTTCCACCGGAGTACCGGCTGATAAAGAAGTTTCTTCCACTGCAACCGCTACCAACGTACAAACCTGGTTTGGGGGAAATAATAATGCTCAGATTAAAGATGTAAGAATTTCTGATGCAAAAATTTCCGTAGCATCTCCCTCAGGAGGTAATTTAAGTGCGTTTAAAACCATTAAGGTATACGTTTCGTCCAGCGGAACAGGTGAGAGATTAATTGCATCCCGCTCCAATATCTCTACCAATTCCTCAAGTTTGAATCTGGATCTGAATGATACAGGATTCCTTGATAATATTGTAAAAAGCTCCGGGCTTACTGTAAGAACAGTTTATGAATTGAAAAATCAGACCTCTTCAGACATGAATATTAAAGTAGCCCTTAATTTCAGCAGTGTTCCTGCGAAATAGTTAGTATAAAGTTACAACTAAAAACTCCTTTCAGCAATTGAGAGGAGTTTTGTTTGTAATATAGGGGGTTGAAACAGGAAATATTATAACTAATAATAACTTCCGTCTCGTAATTATAATTTGGTGAATTTTTCCACAACCCTTCTTGTACCTTCATTAATATTAATAATATACTGACCAGTCGGAAGAGCAGCAATATTAATCTTTTCATTAGAAGAAACCGTATTTTTCATCACTGATCTTCCCTGCATATTGATGATTTCAATGTCCATTTTTTTATCTTCAGTATTCTGAATAGCAATATAGTTGCTGGACGGATTTGGATAAATCTTCACTTCCAGTACCGGTAAAGCTTTAGCAGAAGCTGTAGATTTCCCTTCCAGCTGTAAAATAGCATTTCTAACATTCGGAAGCGGACCGATTTTTTTATTCACATCAGTACCTCCCTGTGGAATTCCGGTTGAAACCAAAAGACTTCTCATTGCAGCCGGAGTAAGATTCTGTCCTGTAGTCTGGCGGTAAAAAGACTGGATGAGTACAGCTGCAGAAGCTACAGTAGGTGTGGCAGAACTGGTTCCGCTGAAATAATTATAAGTCCTGTTATTATCATTATCATACTTCGCATATGATCCATATCCTGCAGCCAGAACACTGCTTCCCCATCCCTGTACATCCACTCTGCTGCCATACGTACTGAAGCTTTGTTTTGAATGGGTAGTGTTAGGAGTTCCGGCACCTACAATAATAGCTCCGCTGTTTCCCCTTGCTCTGTAAGTTGCATAGAAAGGATCATCAAGATCCTGATTACCATTTCCTGCAGCAGCAATGATGATAATTCCTGAATCTGTAGCAGCTTTTGTAAGGTCCCATATCACGTTGTCATATTCGGCGGGGCAGTATTGGCCGTCTTTTCCACCGGTCTGCATTTCATAGAGGATAATATCTCCAGCCTGAGATGCATTAATGGATCTGCTTACTGCCGCAGCTCTGTTATACCCAACAGTAGTCCATTCCATATATCCTTTGATCTCCGAAGCGTTGTAAACAGCACCGGTAAGTCCGATATTGTCTTTTACAGATCCTAAAATGCTTACTACAGCTGTCCCATGATCCCGATAGTTATTGTTAGCTAGACCTGAATTGGGAGAATAACCGGGTTCCAATTGAATAGAATTCTGATTGGCCAGCATTTCATGGGTTTTGTAAAAGCCATATTCCACGTCACGGATTTTGATGTTCTGCCCGGTAATTCCTCTTGACCATGCATATTTAGCATTGATTCCAGGATTATCATTCAGGTAAGTCTGCAGGCTTTCCAGGTCGGGAGTTGCTACAAACATATTAACCAGAGGCGGTTCAACAGGTGTCCCGCTCATTACTGATACATATTCTATTTCAGGGAACTTTTCAAGAGTTTGAGTAAGGCGTTGAAGAATATCACTATTTTGAACAGGAAGATTCGCTTTAAATATCCTTTTCAGTTTTTGAACAGACTCTCCGGAATTTCCGTTTTGTCTGCTGCTGGCTATCATTTCATTAATTTTTTCATTGCTGAACCCCAAATCATAAGTAAATGATATTCCATTTTCCCGGGTAAATCTTTCCAGTTCCGGATTTTTGCTGAGCGCATCTTTTTCTGAAGAAATTCCTTTTGAAAAGCATACATAAACAAGGTCATTTCTCGGAGCACTGCGATCTGATGGGGATTGTCCAAACGAAAGAAAGAAACAGAACACAAATAGTGTAAGGAGTTTGATTTTTGTTTTCATATTATTTTTGTTAAGTGGTTGTGAATTAGATTGGATAATGTCAAAAATAATAATAAAATAAAAACAAATCACATTTTTGTGAATTTATTTTTCAATCAGTTTGCTTTTGCCTTTATGTAAAGGTTTGTCATCATTTTCAAAAAAAAATCCCAGTCAGTTTTTACTGAAAGGGATTTCCTGTTTTGGGTAGAATAACGATCTAATAGAACTAATACTCAGGCTGGTTTCCATTAGTAATTTTATCGGTGTAATAGTCTGTGTAACTGTATTTGTTAAAATTTAAAACAACTTCACTCAGGAAAATTAAGGTCACTACCAGATAGGCGATGACCATATTTTTGTACTTCATTTATATTCAGTAATCAACTTTTTGTAATGGAATCCATAACGATAGTAACAGGACCATCATTGACTAATGAAACCTTCATATCCGCTCCGAAAATGCCGCTTTCAGTCTTCAACCCGGATTTTGCTATTTCTTCTTTAAAATAATCAAATAATGGAACGGCTTTATCAGGTTTGGCTGCTTTGATGAAAGAAGGACGGTTTCCTTTTTTATAATCAGCAATCAGCGTAAACTGGCTGATGCAAAGGATTTCTCCGGAAATATCTTTTACCGAAAGATTGAGTTTATCATCTTCATCACTAAAGATTCTAAGATTCAGTATTTTCTGTACCAGCCAATCTGCATCTGTCTTTTCATCATTCTCATCAATGCCAACCAGCAGCATCAGTCCTTTTCCTATTTCCCCTGCTGTTTTTCCATCTACTTTTACATTGGCTTCAGAGACTCTTTGTATAACGATCTTCATTGTTTATTCTAATAGTAAATATTTAAAGTTTTGCTTGCAGGATCATAGTTATAAGAGGTATAGGTCTTAGGGGGAAGAGAGGTTTTGGCACCATCCAAAGGCTGGCCGGTTCTTAACATCCATTTTGTACCATCCTTTGGACATACAATAGCAATATTGTCTTTTACTTCAAGGGTGGTGTCATTGTCAGGGCATAAGTGAGGGGCATTCCGATCATACACTTTAAATGCATTCCCAACGCGAACAATGATTAAGCCACGGGTTCCGGATTGTTGTTCATTTACGTAAATCCAGCCGTCATCATAGTTTAAAGCGTTATATGCGGGAAGGTTCAAATTTAAAGAAACATTAATTGGGTTGTTTGGAAAACAGTTCACGGTATCTTCCCTGCTTCCGCATGAGTTTATAGATAAATTACTGGAAATCAATAAAATGAAAATAGATAATATCGAAAAAGTTTTTTTCATTTCAATTTAAATTTTTATATATTTGTAAAAATTAAACGATTATAACACGTAAAACATTGTCCGGCAAATGTCGGATTATTTTTTTATACTAAAACTAAATTTTGAAAATTATGGCAAGCTATGTAACAAAGGAGGGCCTTGAGAAAATGAAAGCTGAGCTGGAACAGTTGGAAACTGTGGAAAGACCAAAAATTACTCAGCAGATCGCAGAAGCTAGAGACAAGGGAGATTTGTCTGAAAATGCAGAATATGATGCGGCTAAAGAGGCTCAGGGAATGCTTGAAATGAGAATTTCCAAGCTAAAAGATGTTATCTCAACTTCTAAAATTATAGACGAAAGCCAATTAGATACTTCAAAAGTTTCTATCTTAACTACAGTGAAGCTTAAGAATAATGCAACTAAACAGGAGCAGGTATTTACATTGGTACCGGATAATGAAAGCGACCTTAAAACAGGAAAAATTTCTGTAAACACTCCAATTGCTAAAGGATTGCTTGGTAAAGCTAAAGGTGAAACAGCTGAAATTACTTTACCAAACGGAAATAAACTTTCTTTTGAAGTATTAGACATTTCTCTATAGTCTGATACAATCTTTTCATTTCTAAACTTCAGTATTTAATCTCTAACTTTTATAAAAATGAGCACTATATTCACAAAAATCATCAATGGCGAAATTCCCTCTTATAAAATTGCTGAGGATGAAAACTTTATTGCATTCCTCGACGCAATGCCTTTGGTGAAGGGGCATACATTAGTAGTTCCGAAAAAAGAAGTGGATTTGATTTTTGATCTTGAAAGTGAAGAATATAAAAACCTTTGGGGATTTGCCCAAGAGGTAGCCAAGAAGATCAAAACTGCAATTCCATGTGTAAGAGTAGGAGTAGCGGTTGTAGGACTTGAAGTACCACATGCTCATATTCATCTTATTCCTTTAAACAAGATGGAAGACATGAACTTCAGAAATGAAAGGCTAAAATTAACGAACGAAGAATATACAGAGATTCAAAACTCAATTATTAATTCTTAAATACAGAAAATCGTAAAAAAGCAATTTTTTACGATTTTCTTTAACATATACATATATATTATATCATATGAATCCAAACCAATGTTCTTTCTGCGGAAGAAAAAGAAATGAAGTGCAAATGTTGATTTCTGGGCAGAACGGTTTTATTTGTGAAAATTGTATAGAGCAGGCACATGTTATTGTGAAAGACAGTGCTTCCAAATCAGGATATTCACCTGCAGACAATATGGAAGATCTTAAAAAACCAAAAGAGATCAAAGAATTCCTGGATCAGTATGTGATCGGGCAGGATCAGGCTAAAAAACAGCTTTCCATTGCGGTATATAACCATTATAAGAGATTGCTTCATGCCCAGGATGAAAACAGAGAAGTAGAGCTTGAAAAATCCAATATCATCATGATAGGGGAAACCGGTACCGGAAAAACCCTTTTGGCTAAAACTATTGCCAGAGAACTTAACGTTCCTTTCTGTATTGTAGATGCTACTATTTTAACAGAAGCCGGTTATGTAGGAGAAGATGTTGAAAGTATCCTTTCAAGGCTGTTGATGGTAGCAGACTATGATGTAGAAAAGGCAGAAAAAGGGATTGTCTTCATTGATGAGATTGATAAGATTGCAAGAAAATCAGACAACCCAAGTATTACAAGGGATGTTTCCGGAGAAGGAGTACAGCAGGGATTATTGAAACTGTTGGAAGGAAGTATTGTAAATGTACCACCACAGGGAGGAAGAAAACACCCGGATCAGAAGTACATCCAGGTGAATACACAGAATATCCTGTTTATTGCCGGAGGAGCTTTTGACGGAATTAAGGAGATCATCGAAAGAAGAATGAATAAGCAGGCTATTGGTTTCAGTTCTGAAAAAATCAATAAAACTGATGAAGATGAATATATATTAACAAATATTAATGCGATTGATTTACGTTCTTTCGGATTAATTCCCGAACTTTTAGGAAGATTTCCAATCATCACTTACCTCGATAAATTAACAAAAGAAACCCTGGTAAGAATTATGAAAGAGCCTAAGAACTCAATTGTAAATCAATTTGTGGAACTCTTCAAAATGGATGGCACGAATTTGGTAATTACCGACGGGGCCATTGAAAAAATTGTAGAAGAAACTATTGAAAAAGGATTAGGAGCAAGAGGTTTGAGAGGTACCACAGAAAAGGTCCTGGAAGACTATATGTTTTCAATCGGAGAAGAGAAAGAAATTGTCTTAACAGAAGATAATATTTTGATTAATAGATAAAAAGTTTTTTTTTTAAAGAAAAAAATAATACCTTTGCGGGTGAAGATTGTATTAACACACAAATAATTTATACAATGAGAAAAAGTTTATTTGCTATAGGTCTTTTAGCAATTAGTTATTCTGTTCAGGCGCAGATACTATGTCATGTTGACACTAATGCTAATATGTATGTGAGCGAAGGCACCCTAGTTTATAGTGGTGGAGGTGTGCAGACAAAAGGCTCTGGTCTTTTGGAGGTACACGGAAATGTTATGATAGAAGGTACAGGAGCGGATGCTTTTAGAACATTAGATGCCACTGGTACAGGTTCAAAAACCGATGGCGGAAATATTGTTCTGAAATTAAATACTCCGGCCAGCTATACAACATCTACGTACGGACAATTGTACATTAATGGATTATCCCAGTCCAACATTACAGGTATTGTAAGCAAAGAGTACAGAACTGCAAAGCATGGTGATGGTAATTTTTACCAACAAATAGCTTTACCTTTTAATAATAAGGTATTAAGCAGTCTGTCTGGTGAGCTTAACAAAACCTTCACTGACGCCAGATATTCTAAGAATGAAATCCTAACCTGGGATAACCCTACTGTTGTAAGTAATACATTAACAACAGCTTCTGCAATACAGGTTCCTTACGGGTATTATATGCTGGGATCCAATAATAATAATTTGGACCTTAGTACTCCTCCTGGTGGAGCTAACGCTGTTTATACTGTTAATGGTCAGCCTTTCTCAAACCTAGCGACTGCTAATCTACAGAATGCTGGTAATGGTGTTAATTTCGGAGTAAACGGTACTGCTACTAATGCTTACAACGAGAAGTATTACACTTACCTTTATGATCAGTTTGAAGAAACTGCAAGTCCGTGGGCAGGTAATTATGGTAAGAATATTTACCAATTTGGTAACCCTTTCTTAACAAATTTAGATTTATCTGCTATTGGATATGTTGAAACCACTCCAAATGGTATTACTGATGGTAACGCAATCAATAATATTTGGGCCGTTCAATACTATCCAGGTTCTGTTCAATATACCAGCGCAGGAAGTTCGTTTACGGATCCTCTTATTATGACGTATGATGAAACCACTCATATTCCGGTAGGTGATGTTAATAACCTAATGGTAAAACCAATGGGAGTTTTCATTATGAAATTAAGAGATAACACTCCTCAAACTCTAAATTTTAATACTCTTAGAAGATTCAGTAACATAGCAAGACCAGCCAATACTGATTATAATGTAAACGCTAAGAAAGCTTTTGGTGCTACAGCTGGAAATACTATCAAGCAATTAGGTGTAATTGGTTTAGATGCTAATGGTAAAGAATTAGGAAGAACTTATTATGTGGTTTCAGCACATGCTACTACAGGCCATCAGACTTCTACAGCTACTACAGTACAGGCAGCAGCTGGAGATAACTTGCTTGTTACATATGAAGAAAAGTTAACGGGAGGAATTGACCCTAATTACAGCTCGAATTATTCATTATATATTAACGAAGCTAATGAGAAAGATTTCTTAGGTAAAGAAATTGTTTTAAACAGTTTTGATTACCAAGAGCCTAACCACGTTCAAAAAATTGTTTCCTACAAATTTGAGGTAAGAGAAAATGCTGAAATGGTTCCTGCTGGAACACATCAGTTATCTTCCGGAACCGGGTTCTATTATAAATCAGCTAACGGAGGTGTAGAAGAAATTAAACAAGGACAAACCATTCCTGTAAGTTCAAAAACTTATAGCCTGTATTATGGAACACCTGATAAAGGTTCATTAGCAACTAAAGAAAATAATACATTAGCACTTTCCAGAACAATGGTTGTATATAACCCAGCGGTTAGCAACTATATTGTTAGATTTGATAAAAATTGGAAAAAAGCAGATATTGAAGTTTATGATATGAGTGGTAAACTTATTATCTCTAAGAAAGCAGTGGATACATCTAAAGATTTTGTAATTGAACTTGATGGTTCAGTGAAGAGTTCTTACGTTGTAAAAGTTGTTTCCGATAAAGGAGTAGTAGTTAACACCAAAATCTTAAAATAAATAATATGAAAACTATAAATAAACTAGTATCCGCTCTTTTGCTTTTTGTGATATCATTCGCTAATGCAGAAACCAATAATGCTATTCCTCCAGCTCCGGAATCCGCTGCAAGAGGAGGTATTGGAGGAGGTGGACCAGGAGCACCTGCTTCTCCGATCGATATGTATGTATATTTGCTTGCTGTAGTAGCTGTTGTATTCATCGCATTCTACACAAAAAAATATAAAAGTATAAAAGCATAAAATTTTATTAAAATAATATTAAACTCTCTGATTAATCAGAGAGTTTTTTTATTTTTACTTTATGAAAAAAATTTATACACTATCTGCGGTTTTAGCTGCATTTGCATTGCAGGCTCAGTTTACAGTTATAGTTCAAACACCGGCAGATTTTAAAGATCAGGACGCTATTCTATATACATTAAACGGTTCAAAAGATATTGTTGTTACTAAAGAACAAAGTAAGAATAATATATGGACTTTTAAATATCCAAATAAGTATATGGGAATGATGAAAATTTACTTCCCTACAACTAATAACACAGTAAGCTTTATTTCTGAAAACAAAAATATAAATATTAAACTTGATATTCAGAATAACAAAGTGAAGGATGTTGTTTACCTGGATGAAGCAAATGATCTAATGAGCAGACAACAGGAAGGTTCTCAAAAGAAAGAACTTATTCTTCCTGCTTTAAGTCAGATTAAAGAATACTATAAAGATAACACAGACTTTGGAAAAGCCCTGAAAACAGAAATTGACAGACTTTCCGGTACTTCTACTACTATTGATGGTGCTAAGCACCCGTTTATTGCTTACTATAATACTAACTATAGTAAATTCCTGGGGAACCCTCCAGCTGGTACTAAAAAACCAGATCAGGATGAAATTATTAACTTTCTGGATAAGTCTAATGATATGCTTGAAAGCTCGTCCTTGCTGAGACCTGTATTAGTAGCTTATTTAAACTCTGGAGGCAATGCCAATGTGGGAGCTTCAGTAGATAAGCTTTTAGACAGTTTAAAGGTAGAAACTCCAAGAGGCCAAACGGTATTATCTGAGCTTATTGATATTTTCGATGTTTATCAGATGGATGATTTTAAAACTAAA
Coding sequences:
- a CDS encoding HIT family protein — translated: MSTIFTKIINGEIPSYKIAEDENFIAFLDAMPLVKGHTLVVPKKEVDLIFDLESEEYKNLWGFAQEVAKKIKTAIPCVRVGVAVVGLEVPHAHIHLIPLNKMEDMNFRNERLKLTNEEYTEIQNSIINS
- the clpX gene encoding ATP-dependent Clp protease ATP-binding subunit ClpX, whose amino-acid sequence is MNPNQCSFCGRKRNEVQMLISGQNGFICENCIEQAHVIVKDSASKSGYSPADNMEDLKKPKEIKEFLDQYVIGQDQAKKQLSIAVYNHYKRLLHAQDENREVELEKSNIIMIGETGTGKTLLAKTIARELNVPFCIVDATILTEAGYVGEDVESILSRLLMVADYDVEKAEKGIVFIDEIDKIARKSDNPSITRDVSGEGVQQGLLKLLEGSIVNVPPQGGRKHPDQKYIQVNTQNILFIAGGAFDGIKEIIERRMNKQAIGFSSEKINKTDEDEYILTNINAIDLRSFGLIPELLGRFPIITYLDKLTKETLVRIMKEPKNSIVNQFVELFKMDGTNLVITDGAIEKIVEETIEKGLGARGLRGTTEKVLEDYMFSIGEEKEIVLTEDNILINR
- a CDS encoding S8/S53 family peptidase, whose amino-acid sequence is MKTKIKLLTLFVFCFFLSFGQSPSDRSAPRNDLVYVCFSKGISSEKDALSKNPELERFTRENGISFTYDLGFSNEKINEMIASSRQNGNSGESVQKLKRIFKANLPVQNSDILQRLTQTLEKFPEIEYVSVMSGTPVEPPLVNMFVATPDLESLQTYLNDNPGINAKYAWSRGITGQNIKIRDVEYGFYKTHEMLANQNSIQLEPGYSPNSGLANNNYRDHGTAVVSILGSVKDNIGLTGAVYNASEIKGYMEWTTVGYNRAAAVSRSINASQAGDIILYEMQTGGKDGQYCPAEYDNVIWDLTKAATDSGIIIIAAAGNGNQDLDDPFYATYRARGNSGAIIVGAGTPNTTHSKQSFSTYGSRVDVQGWGSSVLAAGYGSYAKYDNDNNRTYNYFSGTSSATPTVASAAVLIQSFYRQTTGQNLTPAAMRSLLVSTGIPQGGTDVNKKIGPLPNVRNAILQLEGKSTASAKALPVLEVKIYPNPSSNYIAIQNTEDKKMDIEIINMQGRSVMKNTVSSNEKINIAALPTGQYIININEGTRRVVEKFTKL
- the dtd gene encoding D-aminoacyl-tRNA deacylase, whose product is MKIVIQRVSEANVKVDGKTAGEIGKGLMLLVGIDENDEKTDADWLVQKILNLRIFSDEDDKLNLSVKDISGEILCISQFTLIADYKKGNRPSFIKAAKPDKAVPLFDYFKEEIAKSGLKTESGIFGADMKVSLVNDGPVTIVMDSITKS
- the greA gene encoding transcription elongation factor GreA, with product MASYVTKEGLEKMKAELEQLETVERPKITQQIAEARDKGDLSENAEYDAAKEAQGMLEMRISKLKDVISTSKIIDESQLDTSKVSILTTVKLKNNATKQEQVFTLVPDNESDLKTGKISVNTPIAKGLLGKAKGETAEITLPNGNKLSFEVLDISL
- a CDS encoding Rieske (2Fe-2S) protein; its protein translation is MKKTFSILSIFILLISSNLSINSCGSREDTVNCFPNNPINVSLNLNLPAYNALNYDDGWIYVNEQQSGTRGLIIVRVGNAFKVYDRNAPHLCPDNDTTLEVKDNIAIVCPKDGTKWMLRTGQPLDGAKTSLPPKTYTSYNYDPASKTLNIYY
- a CDS encoding TlpA family protein disulfide reductase, with the protein product MKKIYTLSAVLAAFALQAQFTVIVQTPADFKDQDAILYTLNGSKDIVVTKEQSKNNIWTFKYPNKYMGMMKIYFPTTNNTVSFISENKNINIKLDIQNNKVKDVVYLDEANDLMSRQQEGSQKKELILPALSQIKEYYKDNTDFGKALKTEIDRLSGTSTTIDGAKHPFIAYYNTNYSKFLGNPPAGTKKPDQDEIINFLDKSNDMLESSSLLRPVLVAYLNSGGNANVGASVDKLLDSLKVETPRGQTVLSELIDIFDVYQMDDFKTKYLGLAKNLKCTINDRLASTLKSNANVEMGAVFPNYKFQSPTNTTVKSIHDVKADKKIIVFWSSTCSHCETELPKLLEKYNDLKAKNIQVIALSLDVDKNSYSNKITAFPWINDSELRGWNSSYVDTYNVHATPTYFILDANNKIINKPDHVGNVLEYFKLK
- a CDS encoding DUF1361 domain-containing protein; this translates as MMKNLMESSRLKMNILLVFMTLFCLSLSLFRYYITETKVFFFLNWNLFLAWVPLLLSTLILTFHIKSKISITLIIIVWILFFPNSPYILTDLFHLKVRNTIPIWYDLIVILSYAWTGLICGFLSLIDIEKLLSDYNNERTINGIVVLFLFMSSFGVYLGRFLRWNSWDILNNPFGLFNDIVVRFIYPLEYTKTWGVTLLMGIMLNFMYFTFKLIRNNNEKYV
- a CDS encoding T9SS type A sorting domain-containing protein; translation: MRKSLFAIGLLAISYSVQAQILCHVDTNANMYVSEGTLVYSGGGVQTKGSGLLEVHGNVMIEGTGADAFRTLDATGTGSKTDGGNIVLKLNTPASYTTSTYGQLYINGLSQSNITGIVSKEYRTAKHGDGNFYQQIALPFNNKVLSSLSGELNKTFTDARYSKNEILTWDNPTVVSNTLTTASAIQVPYGYYMLGSNNNNLDLSTPPGGANAVYTVNGQPFSNLATANLQNAGNGVNFGVNGTATNAYNEKYYTYLYDQFEETASPWAGNYGKNIYQFGNPFLTNLDLSAIGYVETTPNGITDGNAINNIWAVQYYPGSVQYTSAGSSFTDPLIMTYDETTHIPVGDVNNLMVKPMGVFIMKLRDNTPQTLNFNTLRRFSNIARPANTDYNVNAKKAFGATAGNTIKQLGVIGLDANGKELGRTYYVVSAHATTGHQTSTATTVQAAAGDNLLVTYEEKLTGGIDPNYSSNYSLYINEANEKDFLGKEIVLNSFDYQEPNHVQKIVSYKFEVRENAEMVPAGTHQLSSGTGFYYKSANGGVEEIKQGQTIPVSSKTYSLYYGTPDKGSLATKENNTLALSRTMVVYNPAVSNYIVRFDKNWKKADIEVYDMSGKLIISKKAVDTSKDFVIELDGSVKSSYVVKVVSDKGVVVNTKILK
- a CDS encoding signal peptidase, translated to MKTINKLVSALLLFVISFANAETNNAIPPAPESAARGGIGGGGPGAPASPIDMYVYLLAVVAVVFIAFYTKKYKSIKA